One genomic window of Gossypium hirsutum isolate 1008001.06 chromosome D11, Gossypium_hirsutum_v2.1, whole genome shotgun sequence includes the following:
- the LOC107934570 gene encoding putative disease resistance protein RGA3 gives MAEAIALNIAAELIIKLSSHAPSQVGLWWNLKHDLDDLKSIVSTIKAVLLDAEEKSVTDNLIKVWLEELKDVLYDADDLLDDFSTEALRKDLLGGNKRYAFSFQAQTSVLTVSKWEANTFCFIPRDRSAETSFMTKKRQETHSFEREDEIIGRDDDKAALLKLVLEFQSEENVYIIPIVGFGGLGKTALVVLVYNDEMVKSHFELTMFVCVSNVFDVKLIVANIIKSVTNQAPDQNLEMDQLQKQLRDKIDGKKYLLILDDIWNEDPEQWSRLKKLLMGGAKGSRIIVTTRSLKVAKITNKCQSHVLKLKGLSDDDAWSLFKKIAFEQRYVDSTNSTFVEEGKQISKRCGGVPLVIKTIASTLSLKETENEWHSFKEYELAKISQIEGDILHTLKLSYDHLPSHLKHCFTYCRLYPKDYEINVQMLIQFWIAQGFVKQSNPKQSLEEVGFGFFKELAEKCFFQEVKGRNFLQEMTCKMHDLMHDLAESVGGTESSIVDSNLSVGEIGEKCRHISIIDDSLIPLFKGKKLRTLLQFSNKSHQNKRDEILDFIISNYRCLRVLKLDDFDFSTIPLSIHKLKHLRYLDLSDNEDLKILPKSICKIQNLQVLKLDWCDGLEKLPNKIEKLVNLTHLACRGCNGLTHMPRGIGKLSSLETLSMFVVDKDGSHGSADLSELSGLNNLRGELRITNLGFVKNAKEKFKAANLKEKQHLRLLVLEWNGDNDDDDKSLEDLQPHPNLKELRIVGWRGDAKFPSWLTLLTNLVAIRILWGNFKHLPSFAQLPCLKHLYIYGCTELEYMDDNRPKGSQGDTEPFFPSLKVLFLLYCPNMKSWWRTTEAIGDDSNKDGTTVTGTSTMAFPCLSSLWIKDCPLTSMPLYPSVDCKLKLVNTSSRPLKQTMKMNMNAKTPSSSTSSLPLSKLKSFHVENIEGLDTHTLDGCLQHLTNLQDLSLINFPNLTSLPDEMRCLTNLQRLNIYRVPQLEERCEKDIGADWYKIAHIPSGWSFH, from the coding sequence ATGGCCGAAGCAATTGCTCTCAACATCGCCGCAGAGCTCATTATTAAGTTGAGCTCTCATGCTCCTTCTCAGGTTGGACTGTGGTGGAATCTCAAACATGACCTTGACGACCTCAAAAGTATCGTCTCCACAATCAAAGCTGTGCTTCTTGACGCAGAAGAGAAATCGGTGACCGACAATCTCATCAAAGTTTGGCTTGAAGAGCTGAAAGATGTACTTTATGATGCCGATGACTTGCTCGATGATTTCTCTACTGAAGCTTTGCGGAAAGATCTATTGGGTGGGAACAAGAGGTACGCCttttcttttcaagctcaaaCCAGTGTGCTTACGGTCTCAAAATGGGAGGCCAACACTTTTTGCTTCATTCCGCGTGATCGCTCCGCGGAAACCTCTTTCATGACTAAAAAGAGGCAGGAAACACATTCTTTTGAGCGTGAAGATGAAATAATAGGGAGGGATGATGATAAAGCAGCTCTTCTAAAACTCGTGTTAGAGTTTCAAAGTGAAGAGAATGTTTATATCATTCCAATTGTGGGGTTTGGAGGCTTAGGGAAGACTGCTTTGGTCGTACTTGTCTATAACGATGAAATGGTAAAAAGTCATTTTGAGTTGACGATGTTTGTGTGTGTTTCAAATGTTTTTGATGTGAAACTTATAGTAGCAAACATTATCAAATCTGTGACTAATCAAGCACCTGATCAAAATCTTGAAATGGATCAATTGCAAAAACAACTTCGAGATAAAATTGATGGGAAAAAATATTTGCTTATTTTGGATGACATTTGGAATGAAGACCCAGAACAGTGGTCTAGGCTAAAGAAGTTATTGATGGGTGGGGCTAAAGGGAGTAGGATAATAGTAACTACTCGATCTCTAAAAGTAGCGAAGATTACCAATAAATGTCAATCCCATGTCTTGAAACTAAAAGGCTTGTCTGATGATGATGCTTGGTCTTTGTTCAAAAAGATAGCATTTGAGCAGAGATATGTAGACTCAACAAATTCAACCTTTGTGGAAGAAGGGAAACAAATTTCGAAAAGGTGTGGTGGGGTTCCCTTAGTCATAAAGACAATAGCTAGTACGTTATCTTTGAAAGAAACAGAAAATGAGTGGCATTCTTTCAAAGAATATGAACTTGCTAAAATATCACAAATTGAAGGAGATATTCTGCATACACTTAAGTTGAGTTATGATCATCTCCCGTCCCATTTGAAGCATTGCTTTACTTATTGCCGATTGTATCCAAAAGATTATGAAATTAATGTACAAATGCTTATTCAATTTTGGATAGCACAAGGTTTCGTAAAGCAATCAAATCCAAAGCAATCACTTGAAGAGGTTGGGTTTGGGTTTTTTAAGGAATTAGCTGAAAAATGTTTCTTTCAAGAAGTAAAAGGAAGAAACTTTCTGCAAGAAATGACATGTAAAATGCATGATTTAATGCATGATCTAGCTGAATCAGTTGGAGGGACAGAGAGCAGTATTGTAGATTCAAATTTAAGTGTAGGTGAGATTGGTGAAAAATGTCGCCATATATCAATTATTGACGATTCATTAATTCCTTTATTTAAAGGAAAGAAGTTGCGAACTTTGTTACAATTTTCAAACAAGAGCCATCAAAATAAGAGGGACGAAATTTTggattttataatttcaaattatagaTGCTTGCGTGTCTTAAAATTGGATGATTTTGATTTTAGTACAATTCCACTCTCCATTCATAAGTTGAAACATTTGAGGTACCTTGATCTTTCTGACAATGAAGATCTTAAGATTCTCCCAAAGAGTATTTGCAAGATACAAAATTTGCAAGTGCTGAAACTTGACTGGTGTGATGGGCTTGAAAAATTGCCAAATAAGATTGAAAAATTGGTGAATCTTACCCATCTTGCGTGTCGTGGTTGTAATGGCTTAACTCATATGCCACGTGGAATAGGAAAGCTGAGTTCTCTTGAAACGTTAAGCATGTTTGTAGTGGATAAAGATGGTTCCCATGGCAGTGCAGATCTAAGTGAATTGAGTGGGCTTAACAACTTAAGGGGAGAGCTAAGAATAACAAATTTGGGATTCGTAAAAAATGCAAAAGAGAAGTTTAAGGCTGCTAATTTGAAAGAGAAGCAACATTTGAGATTGTTGGTTTTAGAATGGAATGGTGATAACGATGATGATGACAAGTCACTTGAAGACCTCCAGCCCCATCCTAATCTCAAGGAGCTCCGTATTGTAGGATGGAGGGGTGATGCCAAGTTCCCTAGTTGGCTTACATTGCTCACAAATCTCGTCGCGATTAGAATATTGTGGGGTAATTTCAAGCATCTCCCTTCCTTTGCTCAATTGCCTTGTCTTAAACATCTGTATATTTATGGTTGTACTGAGCTGGAGTACATGGATGATAATAGACCAAAAGGAAGTCAAGGAGACACAGAACCATTCTTCCCGTCGCTTAAGGTTCTCTTTCTCTTGTACTGCCCCAATATGAAGAGTTGGTGGAGGACAACAGAAGCAATTGGTGACGATTCCAACAAGGACGGCACAACAGTTACAGGAACATCAACCATGGCATTTCCTTGTCTTTCCTCTTTATGGATTAAAGATTGCCCTTTGACTTCAATGCCGTTGTATCCTTCAGTCGATTGTAAGCTAAAGTTGGTGAATACCAGTTCAAGGCCGTTAAAGCAGACCATGAAGATGAACATGAATGCTAAGACCCCTTCAAGTTCAACCTCTTCTCTTCCTCTCTCCAAATTGAAATCTTTCCATGTAGAGAACATTGAGGGATTGGATACTCACACGCTAGATGGGTGCCTGCAACATCTAACAAATCTGCAAGATCTTTCTCTCATTAATTTTCCCAATTTAACATCGCTTCCGGATGAGATGCGTTGCCTAACCAATTTGCAACGGTTAAATATATATAGGGTTCCTCAGTTGGAGGAAAGGTGTGAGAAGGACATTGGTGCCGATTGGTATAAGATTGCTCACATCCCTTCTGGTTGGTCTTTTCATTAA
- the LOC107934586 gene encoding putative disease resistance protein RGA1 isoform X2, with protein MAEAIAFDLALELITKLSSRALSQVGLCWNVKDDLDDLKSTVSTIKAVLLDAEERSVTSHLVKGWLEKLKDVLYDADDLLDDFSTEALRKDLLGGNKLTKEGFIKQLNQSHSLEEIGFGYFKDLVERSFFQEVEEYRIGNMRCKMHDLMHDLAESVAGMESSIVDSNKIASDVGEKCRHISIAPSLIPLFKGKKLRTLLHFPNNTDQNLSDETWDLIISNCRCLRVLKLNSIGIQKISPSICKLKRLRYLDLSRNFSLKILPKSICKIQNLLALKLDGCDGLKELPKKIEKLVNLTHLECEHCISLTHMPRGIGKLTSLETLSMFVVDKDGSHGGADLSELRLLNNLRGRLEIRNLGFVKNAKEKFEAANLKEKQHLRSLVLEWGGGNHDDEKSLEDLQPHPNLKELCIGGWRGDAKFPSWLSLLTNLVDISIYAPSKFKHLPSFAQLPCLQQLKLSGLTELECMDNNSSKGSQGESESFFPSLKYLRLDNCPNMNSWWRKRSIGDSNEDDTTVMGTSTMAFPCLSSLEIRNCPLTSMPLYPSLDDKLELRNTSSRPLKQTMKMNITSTTPSTSTSSLPLSKLKSFHVHNIEGLDTHPLDECLQHLASLKTLTIGDCKEVDLEGMQWEPLKNLSHLEIDNIPKLVSLPIWLQHLVQLKTLKIHNSNGLRSLLPVFQHLTFLEEFEVTDCKELELSGAGIQIFQDHTSLRSLRLRNIPKCRHLPEWLQHLTNLQRLYLVNLPNLTSLPDEMRCLTKLQTLEIERIPQLEERFRKDIGADWQKIAHIPNIRLYQ; from the exons ATGGCCGAAGCAATTGCGTTCGACCTCGCCCTAGAGCTTATTACTAAGTTGAGCTCTCGTGCGCTCTCTCAAGTTGGACTCTGTTGGAATGTCAAAGATGACCTCGACGACCTCAAAAGCACCGTCTCTACAATCAAAGCTGTGCTTCTTGACGCAGAAGAGCGATCCGTGACCAGCCATCTCGTCAAAGGTTGGCTTGAAAAGCTGAAAGATGTACTTTACGATGCTGACGACTTGCTCGATGATTTCTCTACCGAAGCTTTGCGGAAAGATCTATTGGGTGGGAACAAGCTGACGAAAGAG GGTTTCATAAAGCAATTGAATCAAAGTCATTCTCTCGAGGAGATCGGGTTTGGGTATTTTAAAGATTTAGTTGAAAGAAGTTTCTTTCAAGAGGTAGAAGAATATCGAATTGGGAATATGAGATGTAAAATGCATGATTTAATGCATGATCTAGCTGAATCAGTAGCAGGGATGGAGAGTAGTATTGTAGATTCAAATAAAATTGCAAGTGATGTTGGTGAAAAATGTCGCCACATATCAATTGCTCCTTCATTAATTCCTTTGTTTAAGGGAAAGAAGTTGCGAACCTTGTTACATTTTCCAAACAACACAGATCAAAATTTGAGTGATGAAACTTGGGATTTGATAATTTCAAATTGCAGATGCTTGCGTGTATTGAAATTGAATTCTATAGGTATTCAAAAGATTTCACCCTCCATTTGTAAGTTGAAACGTTTGAGGTACCTTGATCTTTCTCGCAATTTCTCTCTTAAGATTCTCCCAAAGAGTATTTGCAAGATTCAGAATTTGCTAGCGCTGAAACTTGATGGGTGTGATGGGCTTAAAGAATTGCCAAAGAAGATTGAAAAATTGGTGAATCTTACCCATCTTGAGTGTGAACATTGTATTAGTTTAACTCATATGCCACGTGGAATAGGGAAGCTGACTTCACTTGAGACGTTAAGCATGTTTGTAGTGGATAAAGATGGGTCCCATGGCGGTGCAGATCTAAGTGAATTGAGACTGCTTAACAACTTAAGGGGACGTCTAGAAATAAGAAATTTGGGATTCGTAAAAAATGCAAAAGAGAAGTTTGAGGCTGCTAATTTGAAAGAGAAGCAACATTTGAGATCGTTGGTTTTAGAATGGGGCGGTGGTAACCATGATGATGAGAAGTCACTTGAAGACCTCCAACCCCATCCTAATCTCAAGGAGCTCTGTATTGGAGGATGGAGGGGTGATGCCAAGTTTCCAAGTTGGCTTTCTTTGCTCACAAATCTCGTCGATATTTCCATATATGCTCCTAGTAAATTCAAACATCTCCCATCCTTTGCTCAATTGCCTTGTCTTCAACAGCTGAAGTTATCTGGTTTAACTGAGCTGGAGTGCATGGATAATAATAGCTCAAAAGGAAGTCAAGGAGAATCAGAATCATTCTTCCCATCGCTCAAGTATCTTCGCCTCGATAATTGCCCAAATATGAATAGTTGGTGGAGGAAAAGGTCGATTGGTGATTCCAACGAGGACGACACAACAGTTATGGGAACATCAACCATGGCATTTCCTTGTCTTTCCTCTTTAGAAATtagaaattgccctttgacaTCAATGCCGTTGTATCCTTCACTCGATGATAAGCTAGAGTTGAGGAATACCAGTTCAAGACCGTTAAAGCAGACCATGAAGATGAACATCACTAGTACGACCCCATCAACTTCAACCTCTTCTCTTCCTCTCTCCAAATTGAAATCTTTCCATGTACACAACATTGAGGGGTTGGACACTCACCCGCTAGATGAGTGCCTGCAACATCTCGCCAGCCTCAAAACATTAACAATAGGAGATTGCAAGGAGGTTGATTTAGAGGGCATGCAATGGGAACCCCTTAAGAATCTCTCTCATTTGGAGATTGATAATATTCCAAAGCTGGTGTCTCTCCCCATTTGGCTTCAACATCTTGTTCaattgaaaacattaaaaattcataacagcAATGGATTGAGGTCACTGCTTCCTGTGTTCCAACATCTCACTTTCCTTGAAGAGTTTGAAGTAACGGACTGCAAGGAGCTGGAGTTATCTGGAGCTGGCATCCAAATATTCCAAGATCATACAAGCCTACGCTCTCTAAGGCTGCGAAATATTCCAAAGTGTCGGCATCTTCCGGAGTGGCTTCAACATCTAACAAATCTGCAACGGCTTTATCTCGTTAATTTGCCCAATTTAACATCTCTTCCGGACGAGATGCGTTGCCTAACCAAATTGCAAACTTTAGAAATAGAAAGAATTCCTCAGTTGGAGGAAAGATTTCGGAAGGACATTGGCGCTGACTGGCAAAAGATTGCTCACATCCCCAACATTCGGTTGTATCAG TAA
- the LOC107934586 gene encoding disease resistance protein RGA2 isoform X1: MAEAIAFDLALELITKLSSRALSQVGLCWNVKDDLDDLKSTVSTIKAVLLDAEERSVTSHLVKGWLEKLKDVLYDADDLLDDFSTEALRKDLLGGNKLTKEVRLFFSSSNQFAYGLKMGRKIKIIKARLISIGSQARSFNLIERDRPMETSFMTKKRQLTHSFKDKIIGRDDDKAALLKLVLEFESEENVYIIPIVGFGGLGKTALAQFVYNDEMVKNHFELMMWVCVSDVFDVKIIVENIIKSATGKALDQNLEMDQLQKQLREKIGGKKYLLVLDDIWNDEWEKWVSLKELLVGGAKGSRIIVTTRSLRVAKITSKCQPYVLNGLSDNDAWSLFKEIAFEQRSADSTDSGFVEIGKLILERCCGVPLVIRTIAGTLSFKETKSEWLSFKDNELARISQNEGEILPTLKLSYDHLPSHLKHCFAYCRLYPKDYEIEVQALVQFWIAQGFIKQLNQSHSLEEIGFGYFKDLVERSFFQEVEEYRIGNMRCKMHDLMHDLAESVAGMESSIVDSNKIASDVGEKCRHISIAPSLIPLFKGKKLRTLLHFPNNTDQNLSDETWDLIISNCRCLRVLKLNSIGIQKISPSICKLKRLRYLDLSRNFSLKILPKSICKIQNLLALKLDGCDGLKELPKKIEKLVNLTHLECEHCISLTHMPRGIGKLTSLETLSMFVVDKDGSHGGADLSELRLLNNLRGRLEIRNLGFVKNAKEKFEAANLKEKQHLRSLVLEWGGGNHDDEKSLEDLQPHPNLKELCIGGWRGDAKFPSWLSLLTNLVDISIYAPSKFKHLPSFAQLPCLQQLKLSGLTELECMDNNSSKGSQGESESFFPSLKYLRLDNCPNMNSWWRKRSIGDSNEDDTTVMGTSTMAFPCLSSLEIRNCPLTSMPLYPSLDDKLELRNTSSRPLKQTMKMNITSTTPSTSTSSLPLSKLKSFHVHNIEGLDTHPLDECLQHLASLKTLTIGDCKEVDLEGMQWEPLKNLSHLEIDNIPKLVSLPIWLQHLVQLKTLKIHNSNGLRSLLPVFQHLTFLEEFEVTDCKELELSGAGIQIFQDHTSLRSLRLRNIPKCRHLPEWLQHLTNLQRLYLVNLPNLTSLPDEMRCLTKLQTLEIERIPQLEERFRKDIGADWQKIAHIPNIRLYQ, from the exons ATGGCCGAAGCAATTGCGTTCGACCTCGCCCTAGAGCTTATTACTAAGTTGAGCTCTCGTGCGCTCTCTCAAGTTGGACTCTGTTGGAATGTCAAAGATGACCTCGACGACCTCAAAAGCACCGTCTCTACAATCAAAGCTGTGCTTCTTGACGCAGAAGAGCGATCCGTGACCAGCCATCTCGTCAAAGGTTGGCTTGAAAAGCTGAAAGATGTACTTTACGATGCTGACGACTTGCTCGATGATTTCTCTACCGAAGCTTTGCGGAAAGATCTATTGGGTGGGAACAAGCTGACGAAAGAGGTACGCCTTTTCTTCTCGAGCTCAAACCAGTTTGCTTACGGTCTCAAAATGGGTCGGAAAATTAAGATCATTAAGGCCAGGTTGATTTCAATTGGAAGTCAAGCCAGGTCGTTCAACTTGATAGAGCGTGACCGTCCCATGGAAACCTCTTTCATGACTAAAAAGAGGCAGCTAACGCACtcttttaaagataaaataataggGAGGGACGATGATAAAGCAGCTCTTCTAAAACTCGTGTTAGAGTTTGAAAGTGAAGAGAATGTTTACATCATTCCAATTGTGGGGTTTGGAGGGTTAGGGAAGACTGCTTTGGCTCAGTTTGTCTATAATGATGAAATGGTCAAAAATCATTTTGAGTTGATGATGTGGGTGTGTGTTTCAGATGTTTTTGATGTCAAAATAATTGTAGAAAACATTATCAAATCTGCAACAGGCAAAGCACTAGATCAAAATCTCGAAATGGACCAATTGCAAAAACAACTTCGGGAAAAAATTGGTGGGAAAAAATATTTGCTTGTTTTGGATGACATTTGGAATGATGAGTGGGAAAAATGGGTTAGTTTAAAAGAGTTATTGGTAGGTGGGGCTAAAGGAAGTAGGATAATAGTAACTACTCGCTCTTTGAGAGTAGCAAAGATTACTAGTAAATGTCAGCCTTATGTTCTGAACGGCTTGTCTGATAATGATGCTTGGTCTTTGTTCAAAGAGATAGCATTTGAACAAAGATCTGCAGACTCAACAGATTCAGGCTTTGTGGAAATAGGAAAGCTGATTTTGGAAAGGTGTTGTGGAGTTCCCTTAGTCATAAGGACGATAGCTGGTACGTTATCTTTCAAAGAAACTAAAAGTGAGTGGCTTTCTTTTAAAGATAACGAACTTGCTAGAATATCTCAGAACGAAGGTGAGATATTACCTACACTTAAGTTGAGTTATGATCATCTCCCGTCTCATTTGAAGCATTGCTTTGCTTATTGCCGATTGTATCCAAAAGATTACGAAATTGAAGTACAAGCGCTTGTTCAATTTTGGATTGCACAGGGTTTCATAAAGCAATTGAATCAAAGTCATTCTCTCGAGGAGATCGGGTTTGGGTATTTTAAAGATTTAGTTGAAAGAAGTTTCTTTCAAGAGGTAGAAGAATATCGAATTGGGAATATGAGATGTAAAATGCATGATTTAATGCATGATCTAGCTGAATCAGTAGCAGGGATGGAGAGTAGTATTGTAGATTCAAATAAAATTGCAAGTGATGTTGGTGAAAAATGTCGCCACATATCAATTGCTCCTTCATTAATTCCTTTGTTTAAGGGAAAGAAGTTGCGAACCTTGTTACATTTTCCAAACAACACAGATCAAAATTTGAGTGATGAAACTTGGGATTTGATAATTTCAAATTGCAGATGCTTGCGTGTATTGAAATTGAATTCTATAGGTATTCAAAAGATTTCACCCTCCATTTGTAAGTTGAAACGTTTGAGGTACCTTGATCTTTCTCGCAATTTCTCTCTTAAGATTCTCCCAAAGAGTATTTGCAAGATTCAGAATTTGCTAGCGCTGAAACTTGATGGGTGTGATGGGCTTAAAGAATTGCCAAAGAAGATTGAAAAATTGGTGAATCTTACCCATCTTGAGTGTGAACATTGTATTAGTTTAACTCATATGCCACGTGGAATAGGGAAGCTGACTTCACTTGAGACGTTAAGCATGTTTGTAGTGGATAAAGATGGGTCCCATGGCGGTGCAGATCTAAGTGAATTGAGACTGCTTAACAACTTAAGGGGACGTCTAGAAATAAGAAATTTGGGATTCGTAAAAAATGCAAAAGAGAAGTTTGAGGCTGCTAATTTGAAAGAGAAGCAACATTTGAGATCGTTGGTTTTAGAATGGGGCGGTGGTAACCATGATGATGAGAAGTCACTTGAAGACCTCCAACCCCATCCTAATCTCAAGGAGCTCTGTATTGGAGGATGGAGGGGTGATGCCAAGTTTCCAAGTTGGCTTTCTTTGCTCACAAATCTCGTCGATATTTCCATATATGCTCCTAGTAAATTCAAACATCTCCCATCCTTTGCTCAATTGCCTTGTCTTCAACAGCTGAAGTTATCTGGTTTAACTGAGCTGGAGTGCATGGATAATAATAGCTCAAAAGGAAGTCAAGGAGAATCAGAATCATTCTTCCCATCGCTCAAGTATCTTCGCCTCGATAATTGCCCAAATATGAATAGTTGGTGGAGGAAAAGGTCGATTGGTGATTCCAACGAGGACGACACAACAGTTATGGGAACATCAACCATGGCATTTCCTTGTCTTTCCTCTTTAGAAATtagaaattgccctttgacaTCAATGCCGTTGTATCCTTCACTCGATGATAAGCTAGAGTTGAGGAATACCAGTTCAAGACCGTTAAAGCAGACCATGAAGATGAACATCACTAGTACGACCCCATCAACTTCAACCTCTTCTCTTCCTCTCTCCAAATTGAAATCTTTCCATGTACACAACATTGAGGGGTTGGACACTCACCCGCTAGATGAGTGCCTGCAACATCTCGCCAGCCTCAAAACATTAACAATAGGAGATTGCAAGGAGGTTGATTTAGAGGGCATGCAATGGGAACCCCTTAAGAATCTCTCTCATTTGGAGATTGATAATATTCCAAAGCTGGTGTCTCTCCCCATTTGGCTTCAACATCTTGTTCaattgaaaacattaaaaattcataacagcAATGGATTGAGGTCACTGCTTCCTGTGTTCCAACATCTCACTTTCCTTGAAGAGTTTGAAGTAACGGACTGCAAGGAGCTGGAGTTATCTGGAGCTGGCATCCAAATATTCCAAGATCATACAAGCCTACGCTCTCTAAGGCTGCGAAATATTCCAAAGTGTCGGCATCTTCCGGAGTGGCTTCAACATCTAACAAATCTGCAACGGCTTTATCTCGTTAATTTGCCCAATTTAACATCTCTTCCGGACGAGATGCGTTGCCTAACCAAATTGCAAACTTTAGAAATAGAAAGAATTCCTCAGTTGGAGGAAAGATTTCGGAAGGACATTGGCGCTGACTGGCAAAAGATTGCTCACATCCCCAACATTCGGTTGTATCAG TAA